The DNA segment TAGCGTAGCACATGAAGTTGCTGCCAAGGCACGGAATTCCGTGCTTATCATCAAGTAACTCTTTTAGAGGTCAACCAGCTCTACTTCATGTTCTGTAATGGGCGTGCCCAGAAATCGTGTTCCGGTTCGGGCGAAGCGGGCTGCGTCGTCAGTCGTCAGGTAGCGGGTCTCGCCGCATCCGTGGTTCGGGCGGAGCAGGGTCAGTCGTTCCAATTCGGCCTGAACAGTATCGGCTGTGGTGGCGGCGGAATCGACGATCCGTATTGAGGGGCTGAGAACACTGCGTATGGCAGGGGCAAGCAGGGGGAAGTGGGTACAGCCGAGGACCAGTGTGTCTGGTATCAGAGGGGATTCTGTTCCTGATGCCGGGTTGAATATTGCAGTGAGATATTTTGTCGCTACCGCTTCCGGAACATCTCCTTCAGTCCAACCTTCTTCAGCCAAAGCGACAAAGAGCGGGCAGGGATGTCCAATTATTCTGGCTTTGGGAGCGATGGCATGGATGGCACGCTGATATGCTCCGCCTGCAATGGTCGATTCCGTGGCGATAATGGCGATGGCGTTGTTGAGGGAAGCCCGACACGCGGCTTGTGCTCCCGGCTCCACAACCCCGATGACCGGAATACCAGGATAGGCTTCACGCAATGGTCCGATTGCCACGGCCGAGGCCGTATTACAGGCCACTACGAGTAGCTTGATATCTCGCCTGACCAATTCGGCAGCGCATTGGACTGCATAGCGGCCCACCGTTTGCGGCGATTTGCTTCCATAGGGAAGCCGAGCGGTATCGCCAAGATATATGACATCTTCACACGGCAATCTCTCTTTAAGTGCCTTGAGAACAGTCAGTCCCCCAACGCCGGAATCGAACATGCCGATGGGAAGATGCGCCCTTGTATCCACGTTCCACGCTCCTTGCACGATTGTGTGGTGATCAGGACTCGGAATTCAACATATTTTCTTGAGAAAGTCTAAACTCTTGTTGAAGTAAAAAAAACGATCATAGAAAATTTTCTTATTAGATCATTGATGGTTATCATCTTTTTCGTCGTGAGGGATGTTGGAATAGCCAAGCATTTTCTGCGCCCAATTACGTGATCGGGCATAGAGCAGATCGGCCTCGTCTGTTTCCATATCCAATTTCTGGATTGTTTTCAGTGTCTTTTTCCATTCACCCATTTCATAGCTGGTGGCGAGATCAAGAAGATCACGGATTTCCCCTTCCGTAGTCAGACCCTGAATGATGGATTCATCAAGGGGGAGAGCCTTGAGGATATCATCCATGTCCATTCCCAACATGGCGTCCAGAAGAGAGAACAAACCGGTTATGAACATGGTATCCGGTTGACATGCTTCAGAGGTGGATGCGGTACATATCGATTCCAGAAATTTAGCGCGTTGCACCGACATATATGCGAGTTCCCCGGCTTTGGGCGTGGGGTTGATATCCGATATGACGGCGGTTCTCAGCCAGTGTTTGGCCTGTATCATGCCCATCATGTCAATGGCTCGCTTGAGGGAGGTGACTTTGAAACGCAAGCCGTGCCCAACGGAATTGATATAACGAAAGAGTCGATAACTCAGGCTGGGGTCAGATTGGAGAATTTCGGCGAGACGTTTCGGATCGAAGTCGATGTTGGAAAGTTCACTGAGTAATTGAAGCTTGGTCATTTCATTGGATGAGAGTTTCTTGCCGGGAATGACTTCCGGTTTGCTGAAATAAAATCCTTGAAAGAGAGAAAACCCCAACGCTTTCAAAAGGGTGAAAATGTCAGCATTCTCCACTTTCTCAGCCAGGAGTTGCACGCGTTCTACCGGAATGGATTTCAAGGCCTCGGCTATGCGGAGCGGGTTGGAGTCCAAAGCCAGGACGTCCACTTTGACGATATCGGCCAAATCCATGAAGGGTTGAAGATGAGATTGGCCGGAGAAATCATCAATCGCTATGGTGTACCCTGCTTTCTTGAGTTTTTCGACTGCTTCCAGCGTTTCCGGTGTGGGGCGGACATGCTCAAGAATTTCGATGACGCAAATGTCCTTTGGCA comes from the Pseudodesulfovibrio piezophilus C1TLV30 genome and includes:
- the murI gene encoding glutamate racemase, whose protein sequence is MFDSGVGGLTVLKALKERLPCEDVIYLGDTARLPYGSKSPQTVGRYAVQCAAELVRRDIKLLVVACNTASAVAIGPLREAYPGIPVIGVVEPGAQAACRASLNNAIAIIATESTIAGGAYQRAIHAIAPKARIIGHPCPLFVALAEEGWTEGDVPEAVATKYLTAIFNPASGTESPLIPDTLVLGCTHFPLLAPAIRSVLSPSIRIVDSAATTADTVQAELERLTLLRPNHGCGETRYLTTDDAARFARTGTRFLGTPITEHEVELVDL
- a CDS encoding EAL and HDOD domain-containing protein, with translation MPENSPIIEAIFVARQPIFHADESVWGYELLFRTSEENIAIITDETMATSSVIADGLSMAMEGMADGMHILINFPEQMLADDIGFALPKDICVIEILEHVRPTPETLEAVEKLKKAGYTIAIDDFSGQSHLQPFMDLADIVKVDVLALDSNPLRIAEALKSIPVERVQLLAEKVENADIFTLLKALGFSLFQGFYFSKPEVIPGKKLSSNEMTKLQLLSELSNIDFDPKRLAEILQSDPSLSYRLFRYINSVGHGLRFKVTSLKRAIDMMGMIQAKHWLRTAVISDINPTPKAGELAYMSVQRAKFLESICTASTSEACQPDTMFITGLFSLLDAMLGMDMDDILKALPLDESIIQGLTTEGEIRDLLDLATSYEMGEWKKTLKTIQKLDMETDEADLLYARSRNWAQKMLGYSNIPHDEKDDNHQ